Within Winogradskyella helgolandensis, the genomic segment GCAAGCTAAAACTATTATCAAACAGTCTCCAAACCAAACGTGTTGGAATGATTGGTTATGGTTTGGAGATTGTTGAATATGTTGAGTATTAATTTATTTTACAACTATTTTCCGTGTTTCTACTTGATTGCCAATCTGTATTTTAAATAAATAGATTCCAGCTTCTAAGTTTGAAACATTAACCTCAGCAACATCTTTTAATTCTTGTACTTGTTTTCCTAAGATGTCATAAACTTCAATACGATCTATTGGGTTATTGGATACAATATTAACTTTATTTGAAGCAGGATTTGGATGAACGGATAGTTCTGTGATTTCATTGGTTTCAACATCGAGTACATTCCCAATATATTCATTAATGGCTCCAGCAAAAGAAATAACATAGAATGATGATAATGCGTTAATTCCTAACATCCCTTCACCAGACGAATCTGGATCTACTCCATTTTCAAATAATCGTGCTTCAGAATTACCATCTGAGGGTGTAAACGTCATCCAAAGGACTGGTACATTAGCCTGAAAAACTCCGACATAATTAGCTCCACCTGTTGAGTTAAATACATAAAAATCTTCTTCAGTAGCTGCTCCTGGACTTCTAATAACTCCGGCTGGATTATAATTAGAAACACTCTCACTTGTATGCGCTAGAGACCTTGTTCCTGATGCACCATCCGTCGGAAAAACAATAGTTACAGAAGACGTACCTGCAACTGTTGGAGGCTCTTCTGCTGTTGTATCTCTTGTAACATATAATTCATATTGAGAATTGTCCGAATTCCATTCTAAATTAAACGTCACATTCTGTGCAAATAGTGACGTTGTGCAAACTAAAATTGCTAAAAGTGTAATTGTTTTTTTCATAATATTTTATTTTTAATGGTTTAATAATTCTAGGGTTTGTTCTAATCGTTGCATATCTAAATCAAGCTGTGTTGCCGTTCTTAATAATGACGCAGAAGGCAATTGCTCTTCAAAAAAGTTGTATTGTGAACTAAAACTTGCATTTAAAGGGTACAAAATTATTGATAGCAGTATCTGGTTATTCTCATTCGCGAAGGATACATTACCATCAAGAAATACATCAGACTGAAAATACCCATCAACAAAATCATAACTTGAGCTAAAGCTATTATTTGAAGGAAATAAAACGATATCCACCAAAACACGATTAATATCACCTGAGAAGTTTATCAATCCATCACCATTAACATCTCCTGCCCAAAGTGCCATATCACCAGATGATAATGTTGATTGTGCATGTGTACCATAGGTTGTGGTATTTACATCCGTAAAATCTACAACAGTTGGTGTTGCTGTACGTGCAATAGTTACAGGTGTATTAGTCATAACACCCAAGTGGTTTTTATGATTTACTACGATATAATAATCATCTAATGCAATATTCAGATTTATGTTAGAGACTCCATCTGTAGCAACAACATCTCCATCGCGTTGCAACAAAGCGGACTGTGATAAAATAACCAATGTATTATCTGTCTTGTCTCGTAATTCTAGCCATACCCAGTCTACAATAGCGTTAGTACCCGTAACATTAAAAACCGAAGCATTACAAGTCGCATCATCTGAATACGGACTTGTCGTTGGAATGTAACCAGACGCTCTTAAATCGTCATTCATTAATCCTGCATTGGTAGGATTGAGAATTGGACCTTGTAAAAATAGTTTAGGATTAATACTGATTTTAAGATCTGCATTTATAAAACCTTCGGATATTGAAATGCCACCAGCGCTTAACTCTTGTACATTGACTTCGCCGATGGTATAGAGCATTTGAATACCACCTGCGGTTACTGATGCGCCACCAGAGTCGATGCTGAATTTTTCTATGGATTGTGCTTGTACTGCTAGACCAATAGCAATACTGAAAATTGTAATTATAGTTTTCATAATATGTTTATTTTTAAAATGGATTATAACCTCTCCATATGCATGTGATAAAGTTTTATTTTTACATAATCATTTTTTTAATTGTATGTTTTTTCAAAATTATATTCTATAGGAGCAAATAGATATTACTATTGTAACAAATGTTGTAACGTATGTAACATCGTCTATTTTATTACTTATTAAAGCCTTGCTAACGTGTAGTTTTCTTAAAATTTTATTTTTAATCACGTTGGTTATATTGAATTAGATATAACCTTGTCCATTCTTTTCAATGTTTTTATGAATTGATTTTTAACGCTATAGCGATTTTATAGCACTAAATTTCTCAATACTTTCTACGCGGTTTAAAAGCGCTTCTAACTGTGCGCTTTGTTTAGCATTAATCGATTTCTCTGTATTTAATGCGGCGCGTTGCGAAGTAATAATCTCTTGTTGTTCTTTGATGGCCTTGATCAGCACAGGAATTAACTCCGTATAGCTAACGCTTAACGTTTTATCTTCGTCATCTGCAATATGTACTATGTTTTCAAGTATAGGTTGTACCTCTTGCGCAATTAAACCAAGTGATTTATGGTCTTGTTCTCTATTTTTCCAATTGTATTCTACAGGGTTTAATTCTAAAATGGTTTCTAAACCGTAAATCAAAGGTGTGATGTCTTTTTTAAGACGTCTGTCGCTACTATGCACTACTACACCTCCAACTCTAACATCACCACCATCTTGTTGTAAAAAAAGTGTTGAGGCAGCTCCATTATTTCTTGCTATTATTTCATTTTGGTCAAAAACAATGTTAGTTCCTGTTACTTCACCTATAACCATATATCCTGAATTGTTAGTATAACTAGCATCAGATCCGTAAGTAATATGTAAATAAGTGCTTGGTGTAGATGTTCCTATACCAACTTTACCGTTTTTTAAGACGGTTAAAGCGTTCCTTCTTTCTAGGTTTCCAAAATAATCTTCACCACCACGCCCAATCTCAAATAGAGGATCTGAAGCAACCCAATCTGTGGCATTACCTCCACCAACATTAAATCTTCCAATAGCTAAAGAAGCATAACTTGAAGCTGTGGAAGCAGATCCAATAGCTGTGGAAGCAGTTCCTGACGCTGTGGAAGCAGATCCAATAGCTGTGGAAGCAGTTCCTGACGCTGTGGTACCAGATCCAATAGCTGTGGATTTATATCCTGAAGCTGTAGTGCGATATCCCATAGCTGTGGAAACAACTCCTGAAGCTTTTGTATAAAATCCCAGAGCCATAGAATAATCTCCAGTAGCTCCAGAATTTGGAAAAGCAAATATTCCACCATCATTTTCACT encodes:
- a CDS encoding T9SS type A sorting domain-containing protein — encoded protein: MKKTITLLAILVCTTSLFAQNVTFNLEWNSDNSQYELYVTRDTTAEEPPTVAGTSSVTIVFPTDGASGTRSLAHTSESVSNYNPAGVIRSPGAATEEDFYVFNSTGGANYVGVFQANVPVLWMTFTPSDGNSEARLFENGVDPDSSGEGMLGINALSSFYVISFAGAINEYIGNVLDVETNEITELSVHPNPASNKVNIVSNNPIDRIEVYDILGKQVQELKDVAEVNVSNLEAGIYLFKIQIGNQVETRKIVVK
- a CDS encoding hemagglutinin protein, which gives rise to MKTIITIFSIAIGLAVQAQSIEKFSIDSGGASVTAGGIQMLYTIGEVNVQELSAGGISISEGFINADLKISINPKLFLQGPILNPTNAGLMNDDLRASGYIPTTSPYSDDATCNASVFNVTGTNAIVDWVWLELRDKTDNTLVILSQSALLQRDGDVVATDGVSNINLNIALDDYYIVVNHKNHLGVMTNTPVTIARTATPTVVDFTDVNTTTYGTHAQSTLSSGDMALWAGDVNGDGLINFSGDINRVLVDIVLFPSNNSFSSSYDFVDGYFQSDVFLDGNVSFANENNQILLSIILYPLNASFSSQYNFFEEQLPSASLLRTATQLDLDMQRLEQTLELLNH
- a CDS encoding tail fiber domain-containing protein is translated as MKSLITLSLTLLLATLGFAQNGINYKAIIKDNFGNVITNDLISVQFTILQGVDQTNVYQETHAPTTDANGLIIVNVGEGTPVSGTFATIDWASDTTFLNTKINAGSGLVDMGTTEFKTVPYAINSKTATVAANVTGLEALDEGNGIGWRLKGRNPSNFGNIGQGAIDFSENDGGIFAFPNSGATGDYSMALGFYTKASGVVSTAMGYRTTASGYKSTAIGSGTTASGTASTAIGSASTASGTASTAIGSASTASSYASLAIGRFNVGGGNATDWVASDPLFEIGRGGEDYFGNLERRNALTVLKNGKVGIGTSTPSTYLHITYGSDASYTNNSGYMVIGEVTGTNIVFDQNEIIARNNGAASTLFLQQDGGDVRVGGVVVHSSDRRLKKDITPLIYGLETILELNPVEYNWKNREQDHKSLGLIAQEVQPILENIVHIADDEDKTLSVSYTELIPVLIKAIKEQQEIITSQRAALNTEKSINAKQSAQLEALLNRVESIEKFSAIKSL